CCGCGATTCCGCGCGGCATCCATGGTGCCCGACACGCCGGAGGAAGTTCAACGCACCTACGCGGAGGTGGCCAGGGTGCGTTTTGCGTCTCCTCCAGTGCGTCCCCAACGGCCGGCACGGCAGCAGCTCCAATCCGCCATTACCATCCCACCCAGGAGCAATTACTTCACCCAACGCCGTCCGTCTCCTCCGCGGCAGGCCTACGGCCGTGGCGTCACCCTCCGCCTCAGCCTGCTGAGGAGCTGGAGCCTGGCTGTTGCCGCGTTCAAAGTCGCCGCCGCTCGACCCGCCGCCAACCGGAGGTACGACGGAGTACGACACTTCCATGGCACGGGCGACGCCCCACTTCAACCGGGGACGAATCCATCTCGCCGGGTCTACAAGCTTTCCGCCAGAAGACGCTGGGCAGGTGCTTCGTCTGCCTCAGCACGAGCCACCGTGCCGCCGTCTGCCGTGACCCAATCCGCTGCTTCCGCTGCCGGTGCTTCGGTCACAAGGAGCGTGACTGCAGGGCTACCGCAAGAAGCTCCGGCCACAAGGAGCGCGACTGCAGGGCCACCGCAAGAAGCACACCTTATGGGCGCCGCGTCCCGGTCGACAAGGTCTGGGTCCCCACAGCGACGCCCCAGCGCAAGGAAGAAGAAGTGCTCCCGCCACCGCCTACGTGCGTTGAAGGGACCACCATGCTGCAGGTGGGCGACGCCGCGATTCGCCCTGAGGAGGACTGCATCGACGTCGACCTTCACGCGTGGGAGAACACCGTCCTGGTGTCCTGGGCCATGCGCGCGCCGCAGGGCACCGGGGCCGCCGACGTCGCCGCGGTCTTGCGCGAGGAGTTCCGGCTGCACCACGACGAAGTCACCGTCACCAACCACCACCCGGAAGCTTTCCTCATCAGGTTCAAGCATGGCAGGCACTGTGCTGAGGCGGCCAAGAAGGGCCACGCAAACCGCCAGGGGGTTGAGCAGCCTGCGCCACGCCGGGGGCGCGCTGCTCATGTACAGGGTCCGCCTGTGCCTGGACGGCGTCTCGGGGCACGCGTGGACGGAGGACATCGTCGAGAAGATCATCAGTAGGCGTTGCGAACTTGAACAGGTGGAGACCAACATCATGCTTCCGGCAGAGACGAAGACGATTGATCTGTGGGCATGGACCGCGGACCCGAGCGCCATTTCCAAGAGGGTCTGGCTCACCTTCAACAGCAGAGCACGCGACAAGCAGCGTCCTCTGTTCGTGTGACAGAGACGCCGCCGGCGCACTGGCAGCACGGGCGCAAGTACTGCGTCTATGTGCACCTCGACGAGATTCACGACTACACCCGTGCGACGGTCGACCACATTGGCGCCATAACATCGGCGAAGCGCCGGCTGCCACCGTGGCAACTGGGGGTGGCTGATGGCGCCAAAGTGCCCAGGCGCCTCTCCGAgaccccttctcctcctccgccacacAAGGGGGGGGCACACCGACGTCAACCGTGAACGGGAACGTTCACCACGTAGGCGTgacgggagcagcagcggcaagCACGGTGGGGGACGAGGGCACACGGAGGTAATCGGCTCCCAGCTGCCTCCGGTTCCTGATGAACATGTCGTTCGCTCTCGAGGCATTGTGGAGCTGCAGGACATCTTCGCGCGGCAAGCTTCGGCGCTCCAGGACACCACGCGCACCCTCCTGGCGGCTTACGGCAACGGGACGGGGGGTGGCACACGCGCTGCTGCGCACCTGCTCGAGGACTACTATCTCAAGGCGGTGGCACTGGCTGCGCAGCTTGGCTTTGGCAACACCATGCTGTGTGGCGTGGCTAGGAACGCTGCCTGGCCCCCGCTCACGCCGGAGGCAAGGGGATCTCCTGTGGCGCCGGCTGACGGCGGACTGGCTGCGCTGGTGGCTCGCCTTGCTAGCCGAGTGGTGTCCGCCCCACCGGAGGTGCCGGTGTGCGGCATCTTCGCTCGTATCAAGACGGCTTTGCAACTTGTTCCAGGCCCATCCTGCGACGATGTTGAGGCAGCCCTGCAGCAGATGGAAATCCAAGGCCGTGACTTTCTATGGCCCCTACCGGAATCGCCAATCAGGGTCGTGACTGGGCAGTCCGGGCTGCCAGCCACACCCCAGAGGACGGCCGAGGAGAATGACTTCCCCAACATCGCCAACCTTTTCGTCACGCCTCCACAGCCGGCGCTgcgccagccgccgccaccaccatcaTCATGCAAGGCAAGAGACAATCAGcccccgccgcgacgccgccagaAACGCACCTTCGACATGTCCACCGTTCGTCGCAGTGCCCGCCTGGCCAATGCACCGCGGATGGGTGCTGTTCGCCGCGCGCAACGCAATCTCTGCCGAAAGCTAGGGATGCTTCAGGATGAGCTTGAACCGATTGAGAATGTTCTGCAGGAGTACCTGGCGATGTTCAGCGGGCCGCTGCCGTCGGAGATCATTGCTGCGCTCACAGCCGCGTTCAATCTTGATGATGAAGAGGTGGAGCAGATGGACTTTGACCTGGCAGCCTTGGTGGTCGACGGCATCGGCGACGTGGAGAACGCTGCTGCTGTCCTGGCCGCAGCAtagagatgctgctgctgctgccaaccCCATGCGGCTTCTACCTTTTCATCATGTATCACGACATCAAGACGTGTTTGTATCCTCTGTCCTGCGCCGGGATGCCACAGGGCTGCTTTTGGTGGCGACGGCGCTGCTTTGCTCCTTCAAATGCCTTTCGATTGGGCTGTAAGCTTCGAGTTGGCTGTATTATCTACATCAACACTTGTCGTCACTGCAATCTGTTTCGTGGTTGGACGTGGTCAGTTTGTCATCAGAGTCGGCTCCCTCCAAATTATGATAGGCCCTGACATTGACATGTTGTGTTGGAACGTCCGAGTGCTAAATCAACAGGCTCGCAAGGACGTTGTTCATCAGATAATTTCAACCACACCCTGTCACATAGCTGCCCTCCAGGAAACTAAGCTCCAATCGGTTGATGCTCAAACTGCATGTTACCTGGGAGGATTCAAGCTCACGAAGTATATTTGCAAGCCTTCTGACGGGCCGTCAGGAACCAGAGCAGGACTACTACTCCTTTCGAACGATGACCAGGTTGATGTCTCAGAAATTGTCATTGGAAACTATCACATATCGGCAACGATATAGCTGCGGGTATGTGGCACTCTTTTTCGCCTCTCAAACGTCTACGGCCCATCACGACACAACCACAAAGTCGCCTTCCTCGACGAGATGAGATCGACAGTGCCGGCTCAGGGAACAAAATGGGTCATCATGGGAGATTTCAATCTGATCTACAAAGCGACTGACAAAAATAACTCAAACCTAAATCGCCGACTTATGTCGCTCTTTTGGGATGCGCTAAGCGAGTGTGAGCTCAAAGAACTACACCTACAAAACCGAAAATTCACCTAGAGCAACGAGCAACAGAACCCGACCCTTGTCAAGCTAGACAGAATCTTCTGCAATGCAGAATGGGATGCTCTATTCCATACTCATGCTCTCCACGCTCTATCTACGTCGCACTCGGATCATTGTCCTTCACTACTAACAAATCAAAGCGGCCCGCGACGACCTCGAACTTTCAAGTTTGAAAATCATTGGCTCAAGTTGCCGCGGTTCACTGAAGTTGTCCAGAAAGCCTGGAATGCTCCATCCgagcatcatgagcccttcCACCGTCTTTATCATAAACTTGGTGCCGTAGCTAAAGAACTCTGCGAATGGAACAAAATTTTTTTTCCTGGCGCCAGAATGCAACTCCTGATGGCCGCAGACGTCATCCTCCAGTTAGACAAGGCACAAGAGCTCCGACCACTAACCGACAGCGAGACAACACTACGCAAAAAAACTCAAACGCAGAGTCCTTGGTCTTGCAGTCATTGAGCGTGCTCGGAAAAGACAAGCGTCACGCATCACAAACCTAAAGCTAGGAGACGCAAACACGAAATATTTCCACCGCAAGATAAACGGCCGGCGACGCAAAAATCATGTTCAGAGGCTAAAGAATGGAGCCGGGTGGGCAATCAAACATGAAGAAAAGGCGCAGGTGGTGCAGGATCACTATGAAAAAATGATGGGTCGGCCAGATCGACGAGAGGTGGATATTGACTGGGGTCAACTGCAGCTACCAACAATAAACATTCAAAATCTGGATGAGCCTTTCACTGAGGCTGAGCTCAAGAGGGCCATTTTCGAAATGCCGAGCGACAAGGCCCCTGGACCGGATGGATTCACAGGGGCTTTCTTCAAGGGCTCATGGGAAATCATAAAGGACGACGTCATAGAGGCGGCAAATGCATTCCACAACCTCCGCACAGGGAGTCTATCTCTGGTCAACACGGCCAACATTGTTCTACTACCAAAAAAAGACGGAGCCGAGTCAGTGGAGGACTTCAGACCAATCAGCCTCATCCACTTCTTCATCAAGATCATCACCAAAACTCTAGCCCTAAGGCTTGTCCCACACATCGGTACAATAATCTCCCCAACTCAGAGCACTTTCATCAAAAAAAGGAGTATACACGACAACTTTCTATCAGTCCGCAACATGGCCAGACACTTCCATCGTAACAAAATCCCGGCGCTCTTCCTAAAGCTTGACATCGCGAAAGCTTTCGACTCGGTGAGATGGGATTACCTGTTAATTTTACTTGAGAAAATGGGCTTCCCAACTAGATGGAGAGATTGGATAGCTGCTCTTCTCTTCACCTCCTCATCACGGATCATGTTAAACGGAATACCAAACAGGCCGATATCTCACGGAAGAGGCCTCCGCCAAGGAGACCCACTCTCCCCACTACTGTTTGTCATCGCCATTGAACCCCTTAGAGCGCTGCTGCATTTGGCAACGGAGAAAGGCCTAATTAGCAAACTGAGAGGAAGAAGCTTAAACATCAGAGTCTCCATGTACGCGGATGACACGGCAATCTTCGTAAATCCAATAAAAGAGGACATTGGCGCCCTCACAGAGCTTCTAAATAAGTTCGGGGGAAGCTtccggcctaaagacaaacttCAAGAAATCGAGTGTGGTGCCAATCCGGTGCGAGGGCATCGACCTTGATTATGTCCTACGTGGGCTGCCAATCATCAAGACAAATTTTCCGACAAAGTACCTAGGCCTCCCTCTGACCACGGGGAGACTTAAGCGCATCCATTTCCAACCTATTATAGACAAAGCCATCGGCAAGCTAACTGCTTGGAATGCAAGGAACATAGCGCCGGCGGGCCGCCTCACTCTAGTCAAAGCAGTGCTCACTTCCCAGTCGGTCTACCTGCTAACAGCTTTGGATGCTCCTAAAGCTATTCTGGAAGAAATTGACATCATAAGGAAAAGATTTTTTtgggccggcacggcggcaATTACGGGAGGGAAATGTAAAGTAAACTGGGTCCGTTCTGCTCGGCCAACTCAGTTGGGTGGCCTGGGTATCCTCAATCTCAAGCGCTTTGCTAGAAGCCTCAGGCTGCGGTGGTTATGGCAAGAATGGAAAGAATTTGACAAGCCATGGATAGGATCGGAGATCCCATGCAACGAAACGGACAAGAAACTTTTCGCGGCAGCAACAACAATAACGGTTGGAAATGGTAGTAGAACGTCCTTCTGGCACAGCGGGTGGTTTCGTGGTCAAAGGCCGATTGACTTCGCGCCAAATCTGTTCATGATCTCCAGGAAGAAAAGTAGAATGCTAGGAGACGCACTAAGGAACAATAACTGGATCAAAGACCTCAATTTTCATCACCCGGGTTTTTCACTGCATCACCTACGAGAGTTTGTCAACCTATGGAAGGCAACACAAACCATCTCCCTAAACTCAGAGACGCAAGACGAAATCACATGGAAATTCATGGTGGATGGGAATTACTCGGCCAGGTCGGCTTACAATGCCTAGTTCATTGGATCCACGATCACAAATTTCGACACACTGATTTGGCAGTCATGGGCGCCTGCAAGCTGCAAGATTTTCTCGGGGTTGGCAGTTCAAAACAGGCTGTGGACAGCGGACAGACTACAAGCAAGGGGCTGGCCGAACCAATCAGCATGCCCCCTCTGCAGATGCCAGCCTGAAACGGCGATGCATCTCCTTGCTGGCTGCAGATTCACTAGGAAAATTTGGTCATCCATATCGAAATGGTTAGCAATCCCAACAGTGCATCCGAGGGAGTGGACACAGCAAGACGGTGACCTTCATGAGTGGTGGACGGCAATGGCAAGAGCAGCTTGCAATTCGCGTAAAGGCCAGGGGCGGGGCCCAAGATTAGGGACCTTGGTATTCAAAATTGTAAGCagtgaaaaaaaataatttaacaGCCCAACATACATATTAGTAGCACATGATTTAGTACTAACAACATAAATTGTTCataatctgaattctgaaattgTTCAACATATAGAAAATAGAGGTACTAAAACAATAAATATCATTGATAAGGATGCTTACAAATTACAAGATAACTTTTCGGTCCTTCATAGCTTGAAAATAATTGATGATGTCCTCATCCTTCGCTTGCAAGAAGAATTCCCTTTCAATGAATGTGGTCAAACAATTATTCAGAAAATCCTGTCCCATCTTGCTTCTTAACTTGTTTTTGATAGTGTTCATTGCAGAAAAAATCCTCTCAACACCAGCAGTTGCAACAGGAAGAACTAGAACCAATTTGAGAAGTTTGTACACAATGTCATACCGAGAAACCATATCTCTTTTAACTAGCATCATAGACAAGTCTGCTAGACTTCTCAAATTTTTGAAGTTCTCATCATTCCTCACATCATTAATATAGTTGCGTAGTTGAAAACGAAGTTGATTCCCCTCTTGAAAATCAAAGTGATGAGGATAGAACCCAGCAAGCTTAACCAACTTCTCATTATCAAAGGCAAAAAAAGAATTAGCTGGATTGAATGCTGCCATACATCTAAGTAGCTCTGTGTTTACCTCATCAAACCTGCTATTCAGCTCCTGAAGTTGCCTATCAATGACACCCAAAAACATATCAGCATGAAACCTGTGGTAATTTGTGGCACCTCTATAGAACTTAGCTGATCTTTGAATAGGAATatactttccatccatatcaacAACTTTAACTTTGTGCTTCTCACAGAAAGAAGTGACATTCTTAAGAAATTCTTCCCATCCAGCATCTCTTCTCAAAACATCCAATTCCACCTTTGTGAGCTCAAGAAGATCCATTGCATTTACAATATCTTGCTCCCTCTattgcaaagcatagcataagtCATTTGTGTATCCAAATATTTCATTCATCATGTGGAGCAGAAAAACAAACTCAAATGAGGTAAATACTCTGAGCATAGTTTGAGCTCCTAATGCCTCAACCCCTTTACCTTCTTTCCCAACTCTAAAAAGCACTTTCTTGATTGAAGGATACAAATGAATCATATGCATAACAGTTCTATAATGAGATCCCAATGTGTATCACCTGGTCTTGCTAAGCCCATCTCTTGATTCAATCCTTGGCCAGTTTCAATTTCACCCAATTTCAGTGCTTCAATCATGTATTCAGCTTGAGCTATGCAAAGCATGCGGATTTTCTTGCAAGACATGATTCAACAAATATGCAAGTTGCCCAAAAAACCATTGACAATCAATATTCTCTTTAGCTACAGCTACAAGGGTTAGCTGAAGTTGATGGGCGAAGCAATGAACATAATATGTAGAAGGGGACTCTTCCATAATTAATTTCTTCAAACCATTGACATGACCTTTCATATTACTAGCTCCATCATACCCTTGACCACGTATCTTGGATAAAGGCAATTGATATTTGATAAGTAAGGACTGAATTGCTTGTTTAAGAGTCAATGAAGTAGTATCTTCAACATGCACAAGACCAAGAAACCGCTCAACAGGTTCTCCATTTTTATTGACATAACGCAAGCAAAGGGCCAATTGTTCCTGTTGGTAGGCATCACTAGACTCATCAGCAAGAATGGCAAAGCATTCATCACCAAGTTCCTCTATAATAAATTTGGTTGTTTCATGAGCACAAGCAGCAATAAGTTGTTTATGAATCTTGTGGTCAATCATCTGGCAATTGTGTGGAGCATTTTCAAGAACCACCATGTTAACTTCTTCAAAATTCCCTGCCAGCCAAGCCAAAAGTTCCTTGAAGTTCCCTTGATTGTTTGAATCCTTTCCCTCATTATGACCACGAAAAGCTAACCCTTGACGCAAAAGATACCTTATGCACTTTAGTGACCATGTTAAACGAGCTAGATACTTAGCCTTGAAATCTGCACTGTTTGAGCCTATAGACTCACGAATTGAAGTCCTAGGTTTCATGAACAAATTATATTTCTCCTCAGCTTCATTGTGAGCACTATTGATAGCACCAACATGCCTACGAATTCTGCACTTCATATTCCAATTTTGAAAACCTTCATTAACAAAAGCATCTCCACCAGGATATTTGCTACTATCCTTGAACAAGTAGCAAACAAAGCAATATGCAGCACCTGTATGCATACTATACTCTAGCCACTTGAATTCATCAAACCATTTAGGTTGGAATCGGCGCATACCTCCACATTCATGTTGGGGAAATAATTCTCTCTCCATTCTTGGTTGACATGGTCCCAATGCAATGTATGACCTTCTAACCGAATCTTTGTCATTGACGGGATAGCTTGAGATAGGAGGCCTCAATCCCGGATCATGCTCTATATTATAATTACTATCATCTTCATCGCCGGAGTCAGATTCATCTATAGGCATGGATTTATCATCTTCAATTATTGAGGGATTAGCTGgtggctgctgctactgctcatCTCTCTTTGCTTCAAGAGGTATGGTGTTTGTCCCACTGCTACTCTGCCCTTGAAATACCACTATCTGCCTTTGATTTTCATTAATAGGTGGAGCAACAACCTCTCACTCAAGAGGTTTTTTCTTTGCTGCAGCTCTTTGCAAGAAAGATTTCAAATCAATGGCGGCACTACCACCCCTCTTCCTTTTCATAGTTTAAACCTACAAATTAGAAGGATTCAAGATTTAGAAAATTATGACTACATGTATACATTACTGCTACTTTTTTCACAAATCCATAACTATAAGTAATCACAAATTATACATAAATTTCAAATCACCTTAGTTCACTGTCTCTGGCCGTCTTCTTCACGAACTGAACTCAGTGGCTCCCTGCTGCCGGCGGCCCTTGCGGCCTCAGGCCTGCTGTGCCCGCCCCTGGCGCTGGCGGCCTGCGGGCCTGGCCGCTGTGCGCGGTGCGCCAAGCGCGCCGGCCTGCCCCTGCCCGCTGGCGTGGCACCGAGCCGCGACGGGGGCGCGCCTAGGCGCGCGGCACTGCAGGGCCGCCCTGCCCCCAGGACAACTGGAACGAATGGATCCGGGGCTGACGAGCGCGAAGGGCGGCGGCCTGCAGCggtgcagccggcggcggcgaccggcaaTGGccaggcgaggcggcggcgcgggcgcggtagGGAGGACTGGGCGGCAGGCGACGGGAGGGCAGGGAGGGGATCAGGGGAACGGGCCAACGGGGCAGGGTTGGGGGGAATTGACTCATTTTTGGGCCGTGTGAGGGAATTGGGCCTGCGGTGGGTGGGCTGTTTAGTTGTTTTTGGCCAAAATGAAGATTGAGCTCTTAGTAGTCCAATTTGTAGTAtgattttgatttttttgaatCATATACTTAGAATACACTatatgtataaattttttttcaaaaataattggtattcaactgaataccaTTGAATTCAATGGGGCCCGCCCCTGGTAATGGCGTGTGCTCCTTAATCATGTTAATTTCCTGGGAAATTTGGAAGGAAAGAAACGCGAGGATTTTTGATCGACAAGAAGCCACAAGCGACAACGTCTTCTTTAAAGTCAGATGATTTTGGTAGCTGGGTTCTGGCGGGGGCTAAAGATCTCGCCACTCTTGCCGGCCGGACGTAATTTGTCCCGTGCTGCGCGGTTGtgtgttttccttttttcttcttgAGTTTGTACAGTTCTCCCTTCTGTGATGcccttctttttaatataattggCAGCTCTCCTGCTGgttcatttaaaaaaaaagcattGTTGTGAAGAGGACCCCAACGATCAGTTGGGCTGGCTTGGCCTCTGCATGCGCTCGTGGCGCGTGGGACTCCATCTCGAGCGCCTTGTGTGCTTGGCAACCGCAAGTGCGAATGCAATGCTACCCCATGCTTGGGAGCCGTCACGGTTTGGAAACGGCGGCGGTTGTCGGCACCTCTCATGGAGGAGAAGAAACACCCAAGAAACTATGGGCAACACAGGACTTGTCCATTTCGACCTTTAAACTTCAGTCCATCCTCAGTTTGCATGATTGATCTCCTGCATCTTCGGGTGGCCACACGTCTTGCCGTACGAAGCGTTGGTCCATGCCCTTCTGTTGCTGCGTTATGGGTAACCGTAGTGTTGAGCAATTGAACAATCAGTCCATCTACAGCGGTAGACAATTGATACTAATAGAGGCATAAGTAAATAATAAAGAAGCCTTTATAATTTGCACGCCATGAGCACTTTGATCTAAAATGTAAGACACTTCAGTTTGTCACAAGTGGAACCTCTGTAACTTTGAAATTAGTTTCACCCTTAAATTAGTTTTATTAAATTAACTATGCTTGAGGCTTGTGATCCAAACGGACCAATTAGAACTTTTTTAAACAAACCAAGCTAAACTATATATGCGTActaagggcagtcccaacccaGACTCTACTATGAAGTCTAAGCCTcctatttattgtgttttgctgatgtggcagtatatttatggaagagaaagggagagaaatcaagactccaagtcttatttagactccaagtcttcacgcaaatcaagaatgaatgtgagagagacaagtgaGCCATATAAACCAAAATAACACACTTTGCATTGGGAAGTATAATTTCTCATGATGGAGTCTTTGATGCTTAGACTCTAATAGTAGAGTCTCGGTTGGGACTACCCTAAACCTAGGTTGCTAAACTTCAGTAGGTGATGACCATGCTGCCCTTCATTTAATTATCTGCACAAATCCCATACTTGTGCTTTGTTTCCCAAGGGTGGCGCGTGGAGTTATTGCGAGGGTATTTTGGACTTTGCTCACTTTTAGCAAGTTTTAATTAGCAACTCTTGACTAATGACTAAAGCTCTTTCTGGATCAAAAAAGGTTCATAGCGGAAGAAACATATTTTACAATATTGAAAAGAGTAATCATAATAATCCCACCATATATGAAAAGAAAGTCGTCTTGAGTTTGTCTTATGtcgaatattttaaattttgactataaataaataattttgtgttttgagtttgaaaatatgaaaatgaTGTAAGTATATTCATCTTGAAATGTAATTTCGTGAAAATATATATTGTCTATATTTCATAAATTTTTAAAGTTATTTTTTGAGACCGTGTCTGAAACGACTTTCTTTGCCAACCTGGAGAAAAGAGCTCGCATCTGGTGACGATACTTGAACAGATTATTCTGAAGAAAAGAGCTAGATATCCTTGAGTTACTGCTAATCTAGCTACTAGACCCTCTTCTTCTGAACAGAGGATTCAACTGCAGTAGCCGGCACCTCCAAGTCTGCGCACAAGCAGA
The nucleotide sequence above comes from Panicum virgatum strain AP13 chromosome 3K, P.virgatum_v5, whole genome shotgun sequence. Encoded proteins:
- the LOC120701078 gene encoding uncharacterized protein LOC120701078, with the protein product MNVEDSSKYPGGDAFVNEGFQNWNMKCRIRRHVGAINSAHNEAEEKYNLFMKPRTSIRLAFRGHNEGKDSNNQGNFKELLAWLAGNFEEVNMVVLENAPHNCQMIDHKIHKQLIAACAHETTKFIIEELGDECFAILADESSDAYQQEQLALCLRYVNKNGEPVERFLGLVHVEDTTSLTLKQREQDIVNAMDLLELTKVELDVLRRDAGWEEFLKNVTSFCEKHKVKVVDMDGKYIPIQRSAKFYRGATNYHRFHADMFLGVIDRQLQELNSRFDELVKLAGFYPHHFDFQEGNQLRFQLRNYINDVRNDENFKNLRSLADLSMMLVKRDMVSRYDIVYKLLKLVLVLPVATAGVERIFSAMNTIKNKLRSKMGQDFLNNCLTTFIEREFFLQAKDEDIINYFQAMKDRKVIL